One Nocardioides dongkuii genomic window, CGGGTGATCAGCCGGCGGTCGGTGAACGTGTAGTGGTCGGTCAGCCAGCCCAGGAACGGCCAGACCGTGAAACGCAGGATCCCGAGCCCGGCCACGACCCACCCGACGAGGGTGACGACCTCCTGGTCGATGAGCACCTGCACCGCGACGCCGAGGGCCAGGAAGGCGACCAGCGCCAGCAGCGGCAGCAGGAGCGCCTTGGGGTGCGTGCGGGTGCTGACGACGACGCGCTCGCCCTCGGTCAGCAGCTTCGGTGAGATGGCCACGGACGGATCATGTCACCAATGCCGCTCAGCGTCCGGCCGGTCGCACGTGCACGACGTCCCCGGCGCCCACCGCCGTCGGCCCGTCGGGGCCGGCCACCACGAGCCGGCCGCCGGGGTCGATGCCGGTGGCCCGGCCGATCAGGTCCGCCCCGCCGGGCAGCTGGACACGGACGTCCCGGCCCACGGTCACGCAGGCCTCCGTGTACGCCGCGCGCAGCTCGGCGTCGCCGCGCTCGCCGCCCGCCTGCCACCCGTCGTACGCCGTGCGCAGGGCGGCGAGCAGGTCGACGAGCAGCTCGGTGCGGTCCGGCGCGGTGCCGCCCGCGAGCAGCAGCGAGGTCGCGGTCGGGACGGGGAGCTCGTCGGCGGTCATGGAGACGTTCAGGCCGATCCCCACGACCGCGGCCGGGCCCACCGGCGACTCGACCCGCTCCACCAGGATCCCGGCCACCTTCCGGTCGCCGAGGAGCACGTCGTTGGGCCACTTCACGCCGGCGTCGTACCCGCGTGCGCGCAGCGCCCGGCCCACGGCGTACCCGGTCAGCAGCGGGAGCCACGGCCAGGAGCGCGCCGGCACCGCGGGCCGGAGCAGCACCGAGAAGACCAGCGCCGACCGGGCCGGGGCCTCCCAGGTGCGGTCCAGCCGGCCGCGCGCCGCGGTCTGGTGCTCGGCCGCCACCACCAGGCCCTCCGGCTCCCCGGACCCGGCGCGCTCGACGACGGTGGCGTTGGTGGAGGCGACCTCCTCGACGACCTCGACCCGGGTGCCCGGGGCCCGCTCGGGCGCCGCGGCCAGGCGGTCCGGGTCGAGCGGCGGACGGGAGGGTGACGGGCACCACGTCGACTCGGCGTTCACGGGCACTACATTGACCCACGGCCATGCACGGACGCCAACGAGGAGACGAGCACCAGTGAGCGCACAGCCCGGCGAAGGCACCGAGGTCCCGGACGGACCCGACGCCCCCGACATCCACACCACCGCCGGCAAGCTGGCCGACCTCGATCGGCGCCTCGACGAGGCGGTGCACGCGGGCTCGGCGAAGGCGGTCGAGAAGCAGCACGCGAAGGGCCGCAAGACCGCCCGCGAGCGGATCGAGCTGCTCTTCGACGAGGGCTCCTTCGTCGAGCTCGACGAGCTCGCCCGGCACCGCTCCACGGCGTTCGGCCTGGAGAAGACCCGGCCCTACGGCGACGGCGTGATCACCGGGTACGGCTCGATCGACGGCCGCCAGGTGTGCGTGTTCTCCCAGGACTTCACGGTCTTCGGCGGCTCGCTCGGCGAGGTGTACGGCGAGAAGATCGTCAAGGTCATGGACCTCGCCATCAAGACCGGCTGCCCGATCATCGGCATCAACGAGGGCGCCGGCGCCCGCATCCAGGAGGGCGTGGTCTCCCTCGGCCTGTACGGCGAGATCTTCCGCCGCAACGTGCACGCCTCGGGCGTCATCCCGCAGATCAGCCTGATCATGGGCAACTGCGCGGGCGGCCACGTCTACTCCCCCGCGGTCACCGACTTCACCGTGATGGTCGACCAGACCTCGGCGATGTTCATCACCGGCCCCGACGTGATCAAGACCGTCACCGGCGAGGACGTCTCGATGGAGGACCTCGGCGGCGCGCGCACCCACAACACCAAGTCGGGCAACGCCCACTACATGGCCTCCGACGAGGACGACGCGCTGGAGTACGTCAAGGCGCTGCTGTCGTTCCTGCCGCAGAACAACCTCGACGAGTCGCCGACGTACGACGACGCCGCCGTCACCGAGATCACCGAGCTGGACCGCACGCTCGACACGATCATCCCGGACAGCCCGAACCAGCCCTACGACATGCACGACGTGATCACCGCCGTGCTCGACGACGAGGAGTTCCTCGAGGTCCAGGAGCTCTTCGCGCCCAACCTGATCATCGGCTTCGGCCGGGTCGAGGGCCGCTCGGTCGGCGTCGTGGCCAACCAGCCGATGCAGTTCGCCGGCACCCTCGACATCGACGCCTCCGAGAAGGCCGCGCGGTTCGTGCGGTTCTGCGACGCCTTCAACATCCCGGTGCTGACCTTCGTCGACGTCCCCGGCTTCCTGCCCGGCACCGACCAGGAGTGGAACGGCATCATCCGCCGCGGCGCGAAGCTGATCTACGCCTACGCGGAGGCCACCGTCCCGCTGGTCACGGTGATCACCCGCAAGGCCTACGGCGGCGCGTACGACGTGATGGGCTCCAAGCACCTCGGCGCCGACATGAACGTCGCCTGGCCGACCGCGCAGATCGCCGTGATGGGCGCCCAGGGCGCCGCCAACATCGTGCACCGCAAGACGCTCGCCGCGATCGAGGCCGACGGCGGGGACGTCGAGGCCAAGCGCGCCGAGCTCATCGACGAGTACGAGACGACGCTCGCCAACCCCTACATCGCCGCCGAGCGGGGCTACATCGACGCCGTCATCCAGCCGCACGAGACGCGGCTCGACATCGTCCGGGCGCTGCGCCTGCTGCGCTCCAAGCGCGAGACGCTGCCGGCCAAGAAGCACGGGAACATCCCGCTGTGACCGCGGACGCGAGCCCGGCGCCGTACCTCCGGGTGGTCAACCCCGACGCGACCCCCGAGGAGGTGGCGGCGGTCGTCGCCGTCCTCTCCTCGCTGGGCGGCGGCGCCCCGCCCGCGAGCCGCCTCGTGCCGTCGTGGTCGGCCCCGCACCGCCAGGTCCGCCGTACCCTCCCCCACGGCCCCGGCGGCTGGCGCGCGAGCTCGATGCCGCGCTGAGGGATGGTTCGGCAGGGTCAGATTCACCGGTCGACCGGTGAATCTGACCCTTGACCGACGGAGCTTCGTCGGTCAAGCGGAAGGTCTGTCGGTCCAGTACGCCGCGGCACGGCCTCGGCGGGAGGATTCACCGGTCGACCGGTGAATCTTGCGCTTGACCGACAGAGCTTCGTCGGTCCAGGGGAAGGTCCGTCGGTCCAGTACGCCGCGGCGCGGCGCGGGCGAGCGCCGGCGGTCAGACCGCCTCGGCCATCCGGTAGCCGACGCCCTTGACCGTCTCGATGTAGCGCGCGGTCGGGCCCTCGTCGCCGAGCTTGCGGCGCAGGTTGGCGACGTTCACCTCGACCGAGCGCTTGTCGGCCTCGCTGACGAAGTACGACGTGACGTACTGCTGGCCGCGCATGGTCAGCACCAGGTCGGCCTTGCTGCGCACCCGGCGACCGGTCTCCAGCAACGAGGCCAGCAGGTCGAACTCCGCCTGCGACAGCTCGACCGTGACGCCGTCGAGGGTGACGATCCGGGTCTCGCGGTCGAGCGCCAGCCCGTTGAGACGCAGCCAGCTGGTGACGGCCATCCGCTCCGCGAGCGACCCGGACCGCGGGGCCTCGGTCCGGACGGGGGCGGGCGGCGGCGTCGCCGCGTGCTGCTGGACCGGCTGGGCGGCCGGCTCGGGCGGGGCCGGGGGCAGGGGCTGCTCGTCCACCGGGGGCAGGTACGGGTACCGCGGCTCGGGCGCGCCGCGGCGCTTGCCGGCCCCGCCGTACGGCGAGAGTGCCGGCTCGCCGGTCTCCAGGTCACGCGCGGCCTCGGCGGCCCAGGAGTCGACCGAGGGCTCGGGCTCCGGGGCACGGGCCGGTGGCTCCTCGGGCGCGCTCGGCGGCACGTCGTACCGGGCGCGCGGGCGCCGCAGCATCGAGTCGGCGCGGGCGCGCAGCTCGCGCGGGCGGAACGGCTTGACCAGGTAGTCGTCGGCACCGGCCTCGAACCCCTGGACGACGTCGATCTCGTCGGCGAGCGCGGTGATCATGATCAGGTAGGTGCTGCTGAACTCCCGCAGCCGCTTGGCGACCGCGAAGCCGTCCATGCCGGGCATGTTCACGTCGAGCGTGGTGATCAACGGGTTGTGGTCGCGCACGGCGTCGACACCGAGGGGACCGTTCTCGGCGACGACGGTCTTGAAGCCCGATTGCGTGAGCACGATGTCGATCAGGTCGCGGACGTCCGGGTCGTCCTCGATGATGACCGCGGTCCACTGGTTGCCCGCATCCATGGGCGGGAGCCTAACAACGCGATCGGGTCCGCGACGCCGTACCGCGCCATTGCTTGCCGGAAGTCGCAGCGTGACGCGGAATCCTCGGGCACGATGTGCCGGTGCCCCGCTCCGTGCTCGCCCTGGTGATCTCCCTGACGTCCCTGCTGCTGGTCGCCCCCGTGCTGCCCGCGCAGGCAGCCGACGTGGCCGCCGTGCCCACCACGACCACGCTGACGGCGAGGGTGACCGGGCCGCTGCAGGTCACCCTCGACATGGAGGTGCGGGCCGAGGACGGGTCGGTGCCCACCGGGTCGGTCGAGGTGCGCGAGGGCGAGGACGTCGTCGCGACGGCCGTCCTCACCGACGGGCGCGCCGCCACGACGGTCTCGACGAGCGTCGGCGAGCACACGTACGTCGCGACGTACGTCGGTGACGCCGCGTTCCAGGGGTCCGAGTCCGCGACGACGGTGGTCGTCCGCCACCCCTACGACTGCCGCGGGTCGTTCTGCCAGCCGACGTCCCTCCAGATCAGCAGCAAGAGAGTGGTCTCCCCGGGCGCCCGCCCGACGCTCAAGGTCAGCGTGCGGATCAAGGGGAACGCCCCCGCCGCCACCGGTCGCGTCGCCCTGAGGCTGCAGGGTCCGGGCACCCGGTGGCGGGTCGGCCGGGACTACCAGGACGAGACGGTCAAGGTCCGGCTACCCCGGCTGCGCAAGGTCGGCGTCTACAAGGTCACCGTGAGGTTCAAGCCGGCCCCCGGCTCCAGCACCGAAGCATCCGTGAGGAGCACCAGGATCCTCGTGCAGAAGCGCCGCCACTAGCCTCTCCCGGTGACCTCGCTCGTCCTGGCCTCCGCCTCCCCCGCCCGCCTCGCGACGCTCCGCAGCGCGGGCGTCGAACCCGTCGTGATCGTGTCCGGCGTCGACGAGTCCCAGCTCGAGGGGCTCGCGCCGGCGGACCTCGCGCGCGGCCTCGCCGAGCTCAAGTGCGCCGCGGTGGCGCAGCGCGACGACCTGCCCGAGGGCGCGCTGGTCCTGGGCTGCGACTCGGTGCTCGAGCTGGACGGCGAGGCGCTGGGGAAGCCCGCGGACGCCGAGGAGGCGGTACGCCGCTGGCACGCGATGCGCGGGCGCAGCGGGGTGCTGCGCACCGGCCACTGCCTGCGCGACACCGCGACCGGCCGCACCGTCTCGGCGACCGCGTCCACCACCGTCCACTTCGCCGACGTCAGCGACGACGAGATCGCGGCGTACGTCGCGACCGGCGAGCCGCTGCTGGTGGCCGGCGCGTTCACCGTCGACGGCCTCGGCGGCGCGTTCGTGACCGGCATCGAGGGCGACCACCACAACGTGGTCGGGGTGAGCCTGCCGCTGCTCAGGGAGCTGACGGCGGAGCTGGGACACTCCTGGACGGCTCTGTGGTCGCCGCGTCCGGCTCCGCACCCTCCGGCAGGTACAGGTCGTTGAGGTTGATCGGCCGGTGGAAGACGAAGGTGCGGAACAGGTAGAACCGCGCCCCCAGGCCGAGCAGCAGCCCGATCACGTTGGCGGCGATGTTGTCGGAGACCGGGTCGTCGAGCCCGAGCACGTCGCGGCTGATCATCAGGCAGGCGATCGGCAGCGTCATCGTCAGCACGTTGATGGCGACGTACGCCGTGAGCCCGCCGTCGGCGTGCCGCGGCGGCCGGTCGCGGAACGCCCAGTTGCGGCTGCCGTGGTAGCTGATCCCCATGCCCACGGTGTTGGCGAGGACGTAGGCGAGGATCGGCTGGTCGGCCAGCAGCGCGTCGCGGCCCGGGACGAAGCCGTGCACCATCAGGTTGAACAGGAACAGCGCGACCATCGTGGCCAGTCCGCCGACGGCGAGGAACCGACCCGCTTCGGCGAGGACGCGCTGGCTCCGGCTGGACACGGCGCCAAGGCTAACCGCCGCCGGCCCGGCAGAGCATTCAGGCGGTCGTGCCCGGCTCCAGCCGGCTGCCGGGGGCCAGGTGCACGCCCTCGCCCACGACGGAGCCCTGGCCGACGAGGGTGACGGCATCGGGGTCGTCGAGCGCGGGTGCGCCCGGGTCGCCGACGCGGGCGTCCCGCTCAACCGTGGACTCCCCGTCCACGATGGCCCACGCCACGACCGCACCCGACCGGACGACGCAGTCGGCGTAGACCACGCTGTCGACGACCTCGGCCCCGGCCTCGACCACCACGCCCGGGCCGAGCACGCTGCGGCGCACGGTGCCGGCCACGCGGCAGCCCGGGCTGAGCATGCTGTCGACCACCTCGGCGCCGTCGAGCACCCGCGCGGGCTGGCGCTGCGGCTGACGGGTCAGCACCGGCCACTCCCGTACGCCGAGCACGCCGACGTCGTCGGTCAGCACCTCCTGGTGCGCGAGCAGGTAGAGGTGCGGCTGGCCGACGTCGCGCCAGTAGCCGTCGTGCACGTGGGCCACGACCTTGCCGCGCTCGACCAGCCGCGGCAGCAGGTGGTCGCCGAAGTCGCCCAGCCCGGTGTCGCCGGGCTCCTCGCCGGCCTCCGGGTCGGCGGAGAGCTCGCGGTGCAGGTCCTGGAGCACCTCGACCAGCACGAGGGGGTCGTAGAGGAAGATCTCGGTGGCGATGACGTCGCTCGCCGGCTCCTCGGGCTTGTACTCGAACCCGGTGACCCGGCCCTCGCCGTCCACCTCGACGACCGCGTGGTCCGAGGCCTGGTCGCCGACCGGCACCGTCGTCGTGACGACCGTGCACTCGGCGCCGGTGCGCCGGTGGGTCTCGAGCGCGTCGGCGAAGTCGAAGCGGTAGACGTGGTCGGCGCTCACGACCACCAGCACGTCGGGTGCGTGCCCCGTGACCTGGTCGCGGATTCGGTAGAGCTCGTCGGCGTTGCCCTTCGCGAACCCGTCCTCGTCGAGGCTGCCGGTCCCCTCCTGCGGCATCAGCAGCCGCAGCCCGCCGTGGTTGCGGTCCAGGTCCCAGGGCCGCCCGTTGGCCACCTGCTCCTCGAGGCTCGCGCCCTGGAACTGCACCGAGAGCCACACGTCGGAGATGCCGCTGTGCGCCAGGTTGGACAGCGGCAGGTCGACGAGCTGGAAGACCCCGGCGTACGGCAGCGCGGGCTTGGCGCGCTCGCGGGTCAGCACGTCCATGCGGCCGCCGGCGCCGCCGGCCTGGATGATGGCGAGGACGCGTTCGCGGGTCATGGGGCGAGTCTCACATGGACCCCAAGCAGCGCCGCGCCCTCACTCGACGGGCAGGCCGAGCCCGCGGGCGATGAGCATCCGCTGCACCTCGGAGGTGCCCTCGCCGATCTCGAGCACCTTGGCGTCCCGGTAGAACCGGGCGACGGGGTACTCCTCCATGAAGCCGTAGCCGCCGAAGACCTGGGTCGCGATGCGCGTCGCGGTCACCGCGGACTCGGTGGCGTAGAGCTTGGCGACCGCGGCGGCCTGCTTGAACTCCTTCATCGAGGCGCCGTGCCCGTCGGCCATCGAGTCCTTCATCGCGGCGGCGCGGTAGGTGAGCAGCCGGCTGGCGTGCAGCATCACCTCGAGGTCGGCGATCTGGAAGGCGACGCCCTGCTTGCGGCCGATCGGGCCGCCGAAGGTCTGGCGCTCCCCGGCGTACTCCAGGCTCATGTCCAGGCAGGCCTGGATGCAGCCGACCGCGAGCGCGGCGATGGCCACCCGGCCGTCGTCGAGCGTGGCGAGGAACTGGGCGTAGCCGCGGCCGCGCTCGCCGAGCAGGTTGGCCTCGGGGACCCGCGCCCCCGCGAAGCTGAGCGGGTGGGTGTCGGAGGCGTGCCAGCCGAGCTTGTCGTACGGCTTCTCGGCGGTGAATCCGGGCGTGCCCGACGGGACCAGGATCGCCGAGAGCTCGGGGCGGCCGTCGGGCCGGTCGCCGGTGCGCGCGGTGACGGCCACGACGCTGGTGATCTCGGAGCCGGAGTTGGTGATGAACTGCTTCGCGCCGTCGACCACCCACTCGCCGCCCTCGAGGACCGCCTTGGTGCGCGTGGCCCCGGCGTCCGAGCCGGCGCCCGGCTCGGTGAGGCCGAAGCCCGCGACCCGGCGGCCCGCGACCAGGTCGGGCAGCCAGGTCCGGCGCTGCTCGTCGGTGCCGAAGGTCAGGATCGGGTTGATGCCGAGACCCACCGCGGCCTCGAGGGTGATGCCCATCGACTGGTCGACCCGGCCGATCTCCTCGATCGCGACGCAGAGGCTGGTGAAGTCGCCGTCCTCCCCCGCGCCGCCGTACTCCTCGGGGGCGGTGAGGCCGAACAGCCCGAGCGCGCCCATCCGCTGCACCACGTCGACCGGGAAGTGGTGGTCGCGGTCCCACTGCGCCGCGTGCGGCGCTATCTCGGCGCGGGCGAACTCGCGCACGCTCCGGCGGAACTCCTCGTGCTCGCGGGACAGCTCGTAGGTCGTCGACGTGGTCATGCCGCCGATCGTAGCCGCGTGGTTAACACCTGTTAACCGCCGATGTGATCCGGGTGACGTAGCGTCCGCGCGGTCAGGCGGTACCCTGCCGCGCGGAGATCCCACGCGTCACGATCATCAGGAGTGTCACAAGGTGCCGGAGAGCAAGCCCCTGCAGAAGGTCCTCATCGCCAACCGCGGTGAGATCGCGGTCCGGGTCGTACGGGCCTGCAAGGACGCCGGCATCGGCAGCGTGGCGGTGTACGCCGAGCCCGACCGCGACGCCCTCTTCGTCCGGCTCGCCGACGAGGCGCACTCGCTCGGGGGCGCGACCCCGGCCGAGTCCTACCTCGACATCGCCAAGATCATCGCGGTCGCGGAGAAGGCCGGCGCCGACTCCGTGCACCCCGGCTACGGCTTCCTCGCCGAGAACGCCGAGTTCGCCCAGGCCGTCATCGACGCCGGGCTGACCTGGATCGGCCCGCCGCCCGCGGCGATCGAGGCGCTGGGCGACAAGGCCAAGGCCAAGCACATCGCCGACAAGGCGAACGCGCCGCTCGCCCCCGGCACCAAGGACCCGGTCAAGGACGCCGACGAGGTCGTCGAGTTCGCCAAGGCCAACGGGCTGCCGGTCGCCATCAAGGCGGTCTTCGGCGGCGGCGGCCGCGGCCTCAAGGTCGCCCGCACGCTCGAGGAGATCCCGGACGCCTACGAGTCGGCGGTCCGCGAGGCGGTCACCGCCTTCGGCCGCGGCGAGTGCCTGGTCGAGAAGTTCCTCGACAAGCCCCGCCACGTCGAGACCCAGTGCCTCGCAGACCAGCACGGCAACGTCGTGGTGGTCTCCACCCGCGACTGCTCGCTGCAGCGCCGCAACCAGAAGCTGGTCGAGGAGGCGCCCGCGCCGTTCCTCAGCGAGGAGCAGGTCAGCGAGCTCTACGAGTCCTCCAAGCGGATCCTGCGGGAGGCCGGCTACTACGGCGCCGGCACCTGCGAGTTCCTGGTCGCCCAGGACGGCACGATCTCCTTCCTCGAGGTCAACACCCGCCTCCAGGTCGAGCACTGCGTCTCCGAGGAGGTCACCGGCATCGACCTGGTCCGCGAGATGTTCCGGATCGCGGCCGGCGAGGAGCTGGGGTACGCCGACCCGGAGATCCGCGGTCACTCCATCGAGTTCCGCATCAACGCCGAGGACGGCGGCCGCAACTTCATGCCCGCGCCCGGCACCCTCTCCGCGTGGAGCCCGCCCGGCGGTCCCGGCGTCCGGCTCGACGGCGGCTACGAGAACGGCGAGACCATCCCCGGCTCGTTCGACTCCCTCATCGCCAAGCTGATCGTCACCGGCCGCGACCGCACCCAGGCGCTGGAGCGCTCGCGGCGGGCCCTCGACGAGTTCGTCGTCGACGGCATGCCGACGGTCATCCCGTTCCACCGGGTGGTCGTCCGCGACCCGGCGTACGTCGGCGCCTCGACCCCCACCGGCGAGGGCTCCTTCGAGGTCTACACGCAGTGGATCGAGACCGAGTTCGACAACCGGATCGCGCCGTACGCCGGGGACTCCGCGGAGGCGGAGGAGGCCGGCGAGCGGCAGACCGTCGTGGTCGAGGTCGGCGGCAAGCGGCTGGACGTCGTGATCCCCGCGGGTCTCGGCGGCCTGGCGAACGGCGCGGCCGGCGGCGGCAGCGCGAAGAAGCCGAAGCGCACGGCCGGCAAGTCGGCCGGCGCGGCCGCCTCGGGCGACGCGGTGACCAGCCCGATGCAGGGCACGGTCGTCAAGGTCGTCGTCGAGGAGGGCCAGGAGGTCGCCGAGGGCGACACCGTGGTCGTCATCGAGGCGATGAAGATGGAGCAGCCGCTCAAGGCCCACAAGGCCGGCACGGTCACCGGCCTGCAGGCCGAGGCCGGCGCCACCGTCACCAACGGAGCGGTCATCTGCGAGATCAAGTGACCGACCGCGCCCCGGAGGCGGACACCGTCTCCGGGATCGCGGAGGCGCTGCGCGCCGACCCCGTGGTCGTGCACGAGTCGATGGGCAACGGGCGGACCGAGGAGGTCCACGACGGGCTCGTCGCCCTGGTCGACGACCTGGCCGACGCGGGGGTCCCGGCGTACGTCGCGCTCGTGCAGACGCCGAACGTCGAGCTGGCCACCCGGGACTCCAGCGACGACCTGCTCCGGCTGATCCACGCCGACCTCGACCGGCCCGGGCTCTACGTCGTCAGCACGCCGGACGGGCAGCCCGCCGTCGCGACGTACGGCGTGCCGCTGGACGCCACGGACCTGAGCCTGGCCCGCTACGACGCCGTCCCCGCCGTCAGGGAGGACCTGCCCGAGGGCGAGTTCCTGGCGGCCGCCGGCGAGGCCGCGATCCTGCTGAGCGCCGCGGCCAAGGAGGACGCGACGCTGACGCCGGGCGAGGCCGAGGACCTGGTCACGAGCGGCCCCTGGATCGCGGCGTACGGCGAGGAGCCGCTCCCCTACGAGCTCGAGGACGCCCAGGGCGAGCCGCTGACCCCCGTGGTCGTCGCCGTCACCTGCGGCCTGACCGCAGTCGTGGTCGGGTGGCGGCTGCTGCGCGCCCGGGCCGCCCTGGCCGCCGGCCCGCAGGAGCAGCAGGACACGAAGACGAAGAAGCAGGGACAGCAGAAGAAGCAGCCGCGCCCCCGGGTCGCTCGGGCCGACCAGACCGCGGTCCAGGCCCCGGCGTCCGTGTCCGCCCTGCGCGAGGAGGTGGACCGCAGCATCGAGCTGGTCCCGGACGAGGTCTACGGCTGCCTGGAGGCCGCCGAGGACCTGGTCGGGTCCCGCTCCCGCCTGGAGGTCGTCGCCTCGCTGGTGCTCGCCGAGCAGGGCACGGCCCGGCTGCGGGGCGAGCCCCTGCCGGTCCGGTGCTACTTCGACCCCCGCCACGGCGCCAGCGCGCGGACCACGACGGTCTCCGGGGTGTCGGTGCCGGCCTGCGCTGCCTGCGCCGCGGCCGTCGCGGCGGGCCGCGAGCCGGACTCGCTGAGCGTCGACGGCGGCCGGCAGCCGTACTGGAAGGGCGACTCGGTCTGGGCCGAGACCGGCCTGGGGTCGATCGACCCCGACCTGTGGCGCAGGCTCGCGGAGCGGACCCGATGACGCCCCCGGGCGGTCGGCTGCGCGACGCCGTGCTCGCGCTGCTCGCCGGCGGCCTCGCGGCCGGCGGCGGCGTCGCGGTCCACGAGCTCTGGACCGACCTGCGGGCCCCGGACCTCGCGCCCGTCGGCGACCGGGTGCAGCACGCCGCGGACGCCCTCCGGGCCGGCGACCGCGTCTACGTCGCCCCCGACGCCCACGACCTGGTGCCGCCCGAGCTGGAGACCCGGCTCGAGGCGCTGGCCGACGCCTCCGAGACACCGGTCTACCTGACGGTGTGGGAGAAGAGCAGCCACGCCGGGTACGGCGGGATCTGGGACGCCGTGGGCCAGCTCGAGCGCCTGGTCGACGAGGAGGCGGTCTTCGTGGTCTACCGCGGGCCCGGCGACGGCCTGGTGGACGACTCGCTGGAGGACCCGCTGGAGGGCGAGATCCCCGAGGACTTCCACGGCGACCCGGCCCTCCGGCTGGAGGAGATCCTGACGGCCGTGGGCGAGACCCGGAGCGGGACGCCGGACGACTGGGACTACTGGGGCGGGCCGGGCGGTGCGGTCGCGGCCGGCGTGCTGCACGCGGCCGGGACGATCCCGGCGACGCTGGTCCTCATCGGCCTGGGGCGGCTGGCGCTGCGACGGAGGTTCCAGATGGTGGGCGGATGGCGATGACCGGCGCGGCGCGAGCGGACGACGAGCTGCTCACCTCGATCTGGACGGCCCTGGACACCACGGGCGTCTGGGTCGCGCCCGAGCTGGCCCGCGAGGTCGCGGCGGAGGACCTGGCCGAGATCCAGGACGCCGTCGCCGACTCGCCGGTGCCGCTCTACGTCGTGGTCCAGCCGCTCCGCGACGGCGACGCGTTCGGCGGCGACCCCGCGGAGCTCCTGACCCAGCTGCACGACGACTTCGGCGCCGACGGCGTCTACCTCGCCCCGCAGTTCTTCGGCGGCCCCGATCACGTGAACCTCGTGGACCGCGCCTGGGGCAGCGAGGTCGACGCCTGGCAGGCCGGCTCCGTGGCCGAGCACCGGCACGGCGACGGCGAGGGGCGCATCGACGACCTGGGCGCCTACCTCGCCGACGTCGCCCGGCTGGTCTCCGACGGCGACGCCCAGGAGGCGTGGGAGGAGGAGGTCCAGCCGACGCTCACCACCACCACCGACCCGGGCGGCACCGCCACCTCCCCCGACGACGGCCCCCCGGTCCTCGGCCTCGTCGGCGCCGGGCTCGCGGTGCTGCTGGTCGCGGCGGTCGTCGTACGCCGGCGCAAGCCGCGCACCTTCACGCTCCCCGACTCCGTGGTCGACCAGCTCCGCGAGGCGCACGCCGACCGGGTCGAGCAGCAGGCCCGCACCCTGGTGCTGGAGCTGGGCGAGGCGGTGCACCGCTCCGACCTGGACGCCGACCACGACGCCGGCGCCTGGCAGGCCGCCCTGGACCACTACGAGGCGGCCACCCGCGTGCTGGACCGGTCCCAGGACCTGGGGATCCTCGACGCCGTCGGGGCGCTCGTGCTCGCCCGCCAGGGACGCGCGGCCCTCGACGCGGCGACCTCCGGGCACCCGTTCGTGCCGCTGCGGCTGTGCTACCTCAACCCGCTGCACGACGCGCCGACCAAGGCGCCGCTGCGGCTCGAGCAGCACGGCCGGACCCTGACGGTGCCGGTCTGCTCGACCTGCCG contains:
- a CDS encoding PH domain-containing protein, encoding MAISPKLLTEGERVVVSTRTHPKALLLPLLALVAFLALGVAVQVLIDQEVVTLVGWVVAGLGILRFTVWPFLGWLTDHYTFTDRRLITRTGVLTRRGHDIPLSRISDIEIELHVIDRLLGCGTLVVSDASTHGRVVLPDIPRVEETKRRVHLLLHDQATEATARDEGI
- a CDS encoding biotin--[acetyl-CoA-carboxylase] ligase; this encodes MNAESTWCPSPSRPPLDPDRLAAAPERAPGTRVEVVEEVASTNATVVERAGSGEPEGLVVAAEHQTAARGRLDRTWEAPARSALVFSVLLRPAVPARSWPWLPLLTGYAVGRALRARGYDAGVKWPNDVLLGDRKVAGILVERVESPVGPAAVVGIGLNVSMTADELPVPTATSLLLAGGTAPDRTELLVDLLAALRTAYDGWQAGGERGDAELRAAYTEACVTVGRDVRVQLPGGADLIGRATGIDPGGRLVVAGPDGPTAVGAGDVVHVRPAGR
- a CDS encoding acyl-CoA carboxylase subunit beta; its protein translation is MSAQPGEGTEVPDGPDAPDIHTTAGKLADLDRRLDEAVHAGSAKAVEKQHAKGRKTARERIELLFDEGSFVELDELARHRSTAFGLEKTRPYGDGVITGYGSIDGRQVCVFSQDFTVFGGSLGEVYGEKIVKVMDLAIKTGCPIIGINEGAGARIQEGVVSLGLYGEIFRRNVHASGVIPQISLIMGNCAGGHVYSPAVTDFTVMVDQTSAMFITGPDVIKTVTGEDVSMEDLGGARTHNTKSGNAHYMASDEDDALEYVKALLSFLPQNNLDESPTYDDAAVTEITELDRTLDTIIPDSPNQPYDMHDVITAVLDDEEFLEVQELFAPNLIIGFGRVEGRSVGVVANQPMQFAGTLDIDASEKAARFVRFCDAFNIPVLTFVDVPGFLPGTDQEWNGIIRRGAKLIYAYAEATVPLVTVITRKAYGGAYDVMGSKHLGADMNVAWPTAQIAVMGAQGAANIVHRKTLAAIEADGGDVEAKRAELIDEYETTLANPYIAAERGYIDAVIQPHETRLDIVRALRLLRSKRETLPAKKHGNIPL
- a CDS encoding acyl-CoA carboxylase subunit epsilon, which codes for MTADASPAPYLRVVNPDATPEEVAAVVAVLSSLGGGAPPASRLVPSWSAPHRQVRRTLPHGPGGWRASSMPR
- a CDS encoding response regulator transcription factor, with the protein product MDAGNQWTAVIIEDDPDVRDLIDIVLTQSGFKTVVAENGPLGVDAVRDHNPLITTLDVNMPGMDGFAVAKRLREFSSTYLIMITALADEIDVVQGFEAGADDYLVKPFRPRELRARADSMLRRPRARYDVPPSAPEEPPARAPEPEPSVDSWAAEAARDLETGEPALSPYGGAGKRRGAPEPRYPYLPPVDEQPLPPAPPEPAAQPVQQHAATPPPAPVRTEAPRSGSLAERMAVTSWLRLNGLALDRETRIVTLDGVTVELSQAEFDLLASLLETGRRVRSKADLVLTMRGQQYVTSYFVSEADKRSVEVNVANLRRKLGDEGPTARYIETVKGVGYRMAEAV
- a CDS encoding Ig-like domain-containing protein — encoded protein: MPRSVLALVISLTSLLLVAPVLPAQAADVAAVPTTTTLTARVTGPLQVTLDMEVRAEDGSVPTGSVEVREGEDVVATAVLTDGRAATTVSTSVGEHTYVATYVGDAAFQGSESATTVVVRHPYDCRGSFCQPTSLQISSKRVVSPGARPTLKVSVRIKGNAPAATGRVALRLQGPGTRWRVGRDYQDETVKVRLPRLRKVGVYKVTVRFKPAPGSSTEASVRSTRILVQKRRH
- a CDS encoding Maf family protein, with the protein product MTSLVLASASPARLATLRSAGVEPVVIVSGVDESQLEGLAPADLARGLAELKCAAVAQRDDLPEGALVLGCDSVLELDGEALGKPADAEEAVRRWHAMRGRSGVLRTGHCLRDTATGRTVSATASTTVHFADVSDDEIAAYVATGEPLLVAGAFTVDGLGGAFVTGIEGDHHNVVGVSLPLLRELTAELGHSWTALWSPRPAPHPPAGTGR
- a CDS encoding GtrA family protein, whose product is MSSRSQRVLAEAGRFLAVGGLATMVALFLFNLMVHGFVPGRDALLADQPILAYVLANTVGMGISYHGSRNWAFRDRPPRHADGGLTAYVAINVLTMTLPIACLMISRDVLGLDDPVSDNIAANVIGLLLGLGARFYLFRTFVFHRPINLNDLYLPEGAEPDAATTEPSRSVPAPPSAP